The following are encoded together in the Mastacembelus armatus chromosome 6, fMasArm1.2, whole genome shotgun sequence genome:
- the bcar1 gene encoding breast cancer anti-estrogen resistance protein 1 isoform X1, with protein MNYLGLRPEPIPADIGPENVLAKALYDNVAESPDELSFRKGDIMTVLERDTQGLDGWWLCSLHGRQGIVPGNRLKILVGMYDSKQQHQATPSMPDSCSTSQVQRHLPPQSTYTKPTPAPSSAAITTSSPGFANKAFPSAQYTSMHPAYSTPSLPQPNPDSVYMMPPSHGPKSSPQSLYQVPSGTSGAPPQAQPATPSKAPTVAQRQFQLPGQDIYQVPPSVGPGPGQGVPPTIVSGTGQDVYQVPPSLDKRNWENSNKPLGKVVVPTRVGQVYVYDTVKSDQDEYDIPPRHQPPTQQDIYDVPPTRQQYNTQVYDTPPMVVKGPSSGQEIYDTPASTEKNTPQTVYDFPPSVSKDVPDAQPIREETYDIPPHFAKLKPQVPITPSQYLPNNLNEDDDEPPIPEDVYDIPPPVLTDKHYHGDRGGVSQASREIYDIPGSLRTGSHPTQDVYDFPREREERGGERGDHYVYDVPPQVVRDAQSTSEELNMSFKRLSASSTGSTRSNHSASSLDMVPVRDTSSSSSLPASGSTSGKPLILDLEQAMERLSRLQQAVESSVSFMMSFITGNWKSPVYLEGNLPSIHQAADRVRTTVRDFLEFARGAVANAAQATDRSLQTKLGRQVGKMEEVFQSLIRHSQSLDAISWSHTALTASSSGGDDLDCLIMTARGIPDDAKQLASFLHGNASLLFKRTNRQQQQLPLPPIPVEISGHMTGSGSGSYQGGEKVNIQSRPLPSPPKFTAAEEEEGVDRPYETTEEGWMEDYDYVHLQGKEEFEKNQRQLLEKGNIIRHNKTQLEHQQIKQFERLEQEVSRPINNDMTGWVPSPHHPLANQLAQSGSGGSPSSMLCNGDRQLLLFYQEQCEQNVTTVTNAIDAFFTAINSNQPPKIFVAHSKFVILSAHKLVFIGDTLSRQAKSPEVRARVAQSSNTLCEKLKDIVISTKTAALQYPSSGAAREMTEKVMELAGCTQQFRMVLGQLLVM; from the exons AATGTGTTGGCCAAGGCATTATATGACAATGTGGCAGAGTCTCCAGATGAGCTGTCCTTCCGCAAGGGTGACATCATGACAGTGCTGGAGCGTGACACACAGGGACTGGATGGCTGGTGGCTTTGCTCCCTCCACGGTCGCCAAGGTATTGTCCCCGGGAACCGTCTCAAAATCCTGGTTGGTATGTACGACAGcaagcagcagcatcaggcCACACCTTCAATGCCGGATTCGTGCTCCACCTCCCAGGTGCAGCGACATCTCCCTCCTCAAAGCACCTACACCAAACCAACACCTGCTCCGTCTTCAGCTGCCATTACCACTTCTTCCCCTGGTTTTGCCAACAAGGCCTTTCCCTCAGCTCAGTACACATCCATGCACCCAGCCTACTCTACCCCGAGCCTCCCACAGCCCAACCCTGATTCTGTCTACATGATGCCCCCCTCCCACGGCCCCAAATCTAGTCCCCAATCTCTGTATCAGGTCCCTTCTGGCACGAGTGGAGCCCCTCCACAGGCCCAGCCTGCAACCCCCAGCAAGGCCCCAACTGTAGCACAGAGACAGTTCCAACTACCAGGGCAAGACATCTACCAGGTTCCCCCTTCTGTAGGCCCAGGGCCAGGCCAAGGAGTGCCCCCAACAATCGTATCAGGGACTGGGCAGGATGTGTATCAAGTGCCTCCCTCCCTGGATAAAAGGAACTGGGAGAACAGCAACAAACCACTGGGCAAG GTGGTAGTTCCTACTCGGGTTGGACAGGTGTACGTGTATGACACAGTGAAATCAGACCAGGATGAATACGACATCCCGCCCAGACATCAGCCTCCAACCCAGCAGGACATATATGACGTGCCACCCACCCGCCAGCAGTACAACACACAG GTGTATGATACTCCTCCCATGGTGGTGAAGGGACCTTCTAGTGGTCAAGAGATATATGACACTCCAGCAAGCACAGAGAAGAATACACCGCAAACG gTCTATGACTTCCCTCCTTCTGTCAGTAAAGATGTCCCTGatgctcagccaatcagagaggagACTTATGACATACCACCACACTTTGCCAAACTCAAACCCCAAGTCCCCATCACACCCAGCCAGTACCTGCCCAATAACCtcaatgaagatgatgatgagccACCCATTCCAGAGGATGTGTACGACATACCACCTCCTGTCCTGACTGACAAGCATTATCACGGAGACAGGGGTGGGGTCAGCCAGGCCTCCCGAGAGATCTACGACATCCCAGGCAGCCTGCGGACTGGAAGTCACCCTACCCAGGATGTTTATGACTTCCCCCGAGAacgagaggagagaggaggagagaggggagaccaCTATGTCTACGATGTCCCACCACAG GTTGTGCGTGATGCCCAGTCCACCAGTGAGGAGCTGAACATGTCCTTCAAGCGGCTGTCTGCCTCAAGCACAGGAAGCACACGGAGCAACCACTCTGCTTCATCTCTAGATATGGTCCCTGTTCGAgacacctcctcttcctcctcacttcCTGCCTCTGGCTCCACTTCTGGGAAACCCCTCATCTTGGACCTGGAGCAGGCCATGGAGCGTCTCTCTCGCCTCCAGCAAGCTGTTGAGTCTAGCGTTTCTTTTATGATGTCATTCATCACAGGTAACTGGAAAAGCCCTGTTTACCTGGAAGGGAACCTCCCATCTATTCATCAGGCTGCCGACCGGGTGCGCACCACTGTCCGAGACTTTCTAGAATTTGCCAGGGGTGCTGTTGCAAATGCCGCCCAGGCCACAGACCGCTCTCTGCAGACTAAACTGGGTCGACAGGTGGGGAAGATGGAGGAGGTTTTCCAAAGTTTGATTCGACACAGTCAGAGCTTAGATGCCATTTCCTGGTCACACACAGCACTCACAGCTTCGTCATCAGGAGGCGATGACTTAGACTGTTTGATCATGACTGCACGAGGCATTCCAGATGATGCCAAACAGCTTGCTTCTTTTCTCCACGGTAATGCCTCGCTCCTCTTCAAACGGACCAACcggcagcagcaacagctgccACTTCCTCCAATCCCAGTGGAGATTAGTGGTCACATGACAGGATCAGGAAGTGGGAGCTATCAGGGAGGGGAGAAGGTTAACATTCAGTCAAGGCCCCTCCCCTCTCCACCTAAGTTcacagctgcagaggaagaggaaggtgtGGACAGGCCATATGAGACCACAGAGGAAGGCTGGATGGAAGATTACGATTATGTCCATCTACAG GGAAAAGAAGAGTTTGAGAAGAATCAGAGACAGTTGCTAGAAAAAGGCAATATCATCCGACACAACAAGACACAACTGGAACACCAACAG aTTAAACAGTTTGAGAGGCTAGAGCAAGAAGTCAGCAGGCCAATCAACAATGACATGACGGGCTGGGTCCCATCACCACACCACCCTCTGGCCAACCAGCTGGCCCAGAGTGGCTCTGGCggctccccctcctccatgcTCTGTAATGGTGACCGgcagctcctcctcttctaccaGGAGCAGTGTGAGCAGAACGTCACAACAGTGACAAATGCCATTGATGCCTTCTTCACTGCCATTAACTCCAACCAGCCACCCAAGATCTTTGTGGCACACAGCAAGTTTGTCATCCTCAGTGCACACAAGCTGGTGTTCATTGGCGATACACTGTCACGCCAGGCCAAGTCACCTGAGGTGAGGGCACGGGTGGCACAGAGTAGCAACACCCTCTGCGAAAAACTCAAAGACATTGTGATCAGTACAAAGACAGCAGCACTTCAGTATCCTTCCTCTGGAGCAGCCAGGGAGATGACTGAGAAGGTGATGGAGCTGGCGGGGTGTACGCAGCAGTTCAGGATGGTACTGGGACAGCTGCTGGTGATGTAG
- the bcar1 gene encoding breast cancer anti-estrogen resistance protein 1 isoform X3 — MSVPNVLAKALYDNVAESPDELSFRKGDIMTVLERDTQGLDGWWLCSLHGRQGIVPGNRLKILVGMYDSKQQHQATPSMPDSCSTSQVQRHLPPQSTYTKPTPAPSSAAITTSSPGFANKAFPSAQYTSMHPAYSTPSLPQPNPDSVYMMPPSHGPKSSPQSLYQVPSGTSGAPPQAQPATPSKAPTVAQRQFQLPGQDIYQVPPSVGPGPGQGVPPTIVSGTGQDVYQVPPSLDKRNWENSNKPLGKVVVPTRVGQVYVYDTVKSDQDEYDIPPRHQPPTQQDIYDVPPTRQQYNTQVYDTPPMVVKGPSSGQEIYDTPASTEKNTPQTVYDFPPSVSKDVPDAQPIREETYDIPPHFAKLKPQVPITPSQYLPNNLNEDDDEPPIPEDVYDIPPPVLTDKHYHGDRGGVSQASREIYDIPGSLRTGSHPTQDVYDFPREREERGGERGDHYVYDVPPQVVRDAQSTSEELNMSFKRLSASSTGSTRSNHSASSLDMVPVRDTSSSSSLPASGSTSGKPLILDLEQAMERLSRLQQAVESSVSFMMSFITGNWKSPVYLEGNLPSIHQAADRVRTTVRDFLEFARGAVANAAQATDRSLQTKLGRQVGKMEEVFQSLIRHSQSLDAISWSHTALTASSSGGDDLDCLIMTARGIPDDAKQLASFLHGNASLLFKRTNRQQQQLPLPPIPVEISGHMTGSGSGSYQGGEKVNIQSRPLPSPPKFTAAEEEEGVDRPYETTEEGWMEDYDYVHLQGKEEFEKNQRQLLEKGNIIRHNKTQLEHQQIKQFERLEQEVSRPINNDMTGWVPSPHHPLANQLAQSGSGGSPSSMLCNGDRQLLLFYQEQCEQNVTTVTNAIDAFFTAINSNQPPKIFVAHSKFVILSAHKLVFIGDTLSRQAKSPEVRARVAQSSNTLCEKLKDIVISTKTAALQYPSSGAAREMTEKVMELAGCTQQFRMVLGQLLVM; from the exons AATGTGTTGGCCAAGGCATTATATGACAATGTGGCAGAGTCTCCAGATGAGCTGTCCTTCCGCAAGGGTGACATCATGACAGTGCTGGAGCGTGACACACAGGGACTGGATGGCTGGTGGCTTTGCTCCCTCCACGGTCGCCAAGGTATTGTCCCCGGGAACCGTCTCAAAATCCTGGTTGGTATGTACGACAGcaagcagcagcatcaggcCACACCTTCAATGCCGGATTCGTGCTCCACCTCCCAGGTGCAGCGACATCTCCCTCCTCAAAGCACCTACACCAAACCAACACCTGCTCCGTCTTCAGCTGCCATTACCACTTCTTCCCCTGGTTTTGCCAACAAGGCCTTTCCCTCAGCTCAGTACACATCCATGCACCCAGCCTACTCTACCCCGAGCCTCCCACAGCCCAACCCTGATTCTGTCTACATGATGCCCCCCTCCCACGGCCCCAAATCTAGTCCCCAATCTCTGTATCAGGTCCCTTCTGGCACGAGTGGAGCCCCTCCACAGGCCCAGCCTGCAACCCCCAGCAAGGCCCCAACTGTAGCACAGAGACAGTTCCAACTACCAGGGCAAGACATCTACCAGGTTCCCCCTTCTGTAGGCCCAGGGCCAGGCCAAGGAGTGCCCCCAACAATCGTATCAGGGACTGGGCAGGATGTGTATCAAGTGCCTCCCTCCCTGGATAAAAGGAACTGGGAGAACAGCAACAAACCACTGGGCAAG GTGGTAGTTCCTACTCGGGTTGGACAGGTGTACGTGTATGACACAGTGAAATCAGACCAGGATGAATACGACATCCCGCCCAGACATCAGCCTCCAACCCAGCAGGACATATATGACGTGCCACCCACCCGCCAGCAGTACAACACACAG GTGTATGATACTCCTCCCATGGTGGTGAAGGGACCTTCTAGTGGTCAAGAGATATATGACACTCCAGCAAGCACAGAGAAGAATACACCGCAAACG gTCTATGACTTCCCTCCTTCTGTCAGTAAAGATGTCCCTGatgctcagccaatcagagaggagACTTATGACATACCACCACACTTTGCCAAACTCAAACCCCAAGTCCCCATCACACCCAGCCAGTACCTGCCCAATAACCtcaatgaagatgatgatgagccACCCATTCCAGAGGATGTGTACGACATACCACCTCCTGTCCTGACTGACAAGCATTATCACGGAGACAGGGGTGGGGTCAGCCAGGCCTCCCGAGAGATCTACGACATCCCAGGCAGCCTGCGGACTGGAAGTCACCCTACCCAGGATGTTTATGACTTCCCCCGAGAacgagaggagagaggaggagagaggggagaccaCTATGTCTACGATGTCCCACCACAG GTTGTGCGTGATGCCCAGTCCACCAGTGAGGAGCTGAACATGTCCTTCAAGCGGCTGTCTGCCTCAAGCACAGGAAGCACACGGAGCAACCACTCTGCTTCATCTCTAGATATGGTCCCTGTTCGAgacacctcctcttcctcctcacttcCTGCCTCTGGCTCCACTTCTGGGAAACCCCTCATCTTGGACCTGGAGCAGGCCATGGAGCGTCTCTCTCGCCTCCAGCAAGCTGTTGAGTCTAGCGTTTCTTTTATGATGTCATTCATCACAGGTAACTGGAAAAGCCCTGTTTACCTGGAAGGGAACCTCCCATCTATTCATCAGGCTGCCGACCGGGTGCGCACCACTGTCCGAGACTTTCTAGAATTTGCCAGGGGTGCTGTTGCAAATGCCGCCCAGGCCACAGACCGCTCTCTGCAGACTAAACTGGGTCGACAGGTGGGGAAGATGGAGGAGGTTTTCCAAAGTTTGATTCGACACAGTCAGAGCTTAGATGCCATTTCCTGGTCACACACAGCACTCACAGCTTCGTCATCAGGAGGCGATGACTTAGACTGTTTGATCATGACTGCACGAGGCATTCCAGATGATGCCAAACAGCTTGCTTCTTTTCTCCACGGTAATGCCTCGCTCCTCTTCAAACGGACCAACcggcagcagcaacagctgccACTTCCTCCAATCCCAGTGGAGATTAGTGGTCACATGACAGGATCAGGAAGTGGGAGCTATCAGGGAGGGGAGAAGGTTAACATTCAGTCAAGGCCCCTCCCCTCTCCACCTAAGTTcacagctgcagaggaagaggaaggtgtGGACAGGCCATATGAGACCACAGAGGAAGGCTGGATGGAAGATTACGATTATGTCCATCTACAG GGAAAAGAAGAGTTTGAGAAGAATCAGAGACAGTTGCTAGAAAAAGGCAATATCATCCGACACAACAAGACACAACTGGAACACCAACAG aTTAAACAGTTTGAGAGGCTAGAGCAAGAAGTCAGCAGGCCAATCAACAATGACATGACGGGCTGGGTCCCATCACCACACCACCCTCTGGCCAACCAGCTGGCCCAGAGTGGCTCTGGCggctccccctcctccatgcTCTGTAATGGTGACCGgcagctcctcctcttctaccaGGAGCAGTGTGAGCAGAACGTCACAACAGTGACAAATGCCATTGATGCCTTCTTCACTGCCATTAACTCCAACCAGCCACCCAAGATCTTTGTGGCACACAGCAAGTTTGTCATCCTCAGTGCACACAAGCTGGTGTTCATTGGCGATACACTGTCACGCCAGGCCAAGTCACCTGAGGTGAGGGCACGGGTGGCACAGAGTAGCAACACCCTCTGCGAAAAACTCAAAGACATTGTGATCAGTACAAAGACAGCAGCACTTCAGTATCCTTCCTCTGGAGCAGCCAGGGAGATGACTGAGAAGGTGATGGAGCTGGCGGGGTGTACGCAGCAGTTCAGGATGGTACTGGGACAGCTGCTGGTGATGTAG
- the bcar1 gene encoding breast cancer anti-estrogen resistance protein 1 isoform X2 — protein sequence MNYLNVLAKALYDNVAESPDELSFRKGDIMTVLERDTQGLDGWWLCSLHGRQGIVPGNRLKILVGMYDSKQQHQATPSMPDSCSTSQVQRHLPPQSTYTKPTPAPSSAAITTSSPGFANKAFPSAQYTSMHPAYSTPSLPQPNPDSVYMMPPSHGPKSSPQSLYQVPSGTSGAPPQAQPATPSKAPTVAQRQFQLPGQDIYQVPPSVGPGPGQGVPPTIVSGTGQDVYQVPPSLDKRNWENSNKPLGKVVVPTRVGQVYVYDTVKSDQDEYDIPPRHQPPTQQDIYDVPPTRQQYNTQVYDTPPMVVKGPSSGQEIYDTPASTEKNTPQTVYDFPPSVSKDVPDAQPIREETYDIPPHFAKLKPQVPITPSQYLPNNLNEDDDEPPIPEDVYDIPPPVLTDKHYHGDRGGVSQASREIYDIPGSLRTGSHPTQDVYDFPREREERGGERGDHYVYDVPPQVVRDAQSTSEELNMSFKRLSASSTGSTRSNHSASSLDMVPVRDTSSSSSLPASGSTSGKPLILDLEQAMERLSRLQQAVESSVSFMMSFITGNWKSPVYLEGNLPSIHQAADRVRTTVRDFLEFARGAVANAAQATDRSLQTKLGRQVGKMEEVFQSLIRHSQSLDAISWSHTALTASSSGGDDLDCLIMTARGIPDDAKQLASFLHGNASLLFKRTNRQQQQLPLPPIPVEISGHMTGSGSGSYQGGEKVNIQSRPLPSPPKFTAAEEEEGVDRPYETTEEGWMEDYDYVHLQGKEEFEKNQRQLLEKGNIIRHNKTQLEHQQIKQFERLEQEVSRPINNDMTGWVPSPHHPLANQLAQSGSGGSPSSMLCNGDRQLLLFYQEQCEQNVTTVTNAIDAFFTAINSNQPPKIFVAHSKFVILSAHKLVFIGDTLSRQAKSPEVRARVAQSSNTLCEKLKDIVISTKTAALQYPSSGAAREMTEKVMELAGCTQQFRMVLGQLLVM from the exons AATGTGTTGGCCAAGGCATTATATGACAATGTGGCAGAGTCTCCAGATGAGCTGTCCTTCCGCAAGGGTGACATCATGACAGTGCTGGAGCGTGACACACAGGGACTGGATGGCTGGTGGCTTTGCTCCCTCCACGGTCGCCAAGGTATTGTCCCCGGGAACCGTCTCAAAATCCTGGTTGGTATGTACGACAGcaagcagcagcatcaggcCACACCTTCAATGCCGGATTCGTGCTCCACCTCCCAGGTGCAGCGACATCTCCCTCCTCAAAGCACCTACACCAAACCAACACCTGCTCCGTCTTCAGCTGCCATTACCACTTCTTCCCCTGGTTTTGCCAACAAGGCCTTTCCCTCAGCTCAGTACACATCCATGCACCCAGCCTACTCTACCCCGAGCCTCCCACAGCCCAACCCTGATTCTGTCTACATGATGCCCCCCTCCCACGGCCCCAAATCTAGTCCCCAATCTCTGTATCAGGTCCCTTCTGGCACGAGTGGAGCCCCTCCACAGGCCCAGCCTGCAACCCCCAGCAAGGCCCCAACTGTAGCACAGAGACAGTTCCAACTACCAGGGCAAGACATCTACCAGGTTCCCCCTTCTGTAGGCCCAGGGCCAGGCCAAGGAGTGCCCCCAACAATCGTATCAGGGACTGGGCAGGATGTGTATCAAGTGCCTCCCTCCCTGGATAAAAGGAACTGGGAGAACAGCAACAAACCACTGGGCAAG GTGGTAGTTCCTACTCGGGTTGGACAGGTGTACGTGTATGACACAGTGAAATCAGACCAGGATGAATACGACATCCCGCCCAGACATCAGCCTCCAACCCAGCAGGACATATATGACGTGCCACCCACCCGCCAGCAGTACAACACACAG GTGTATGATACTCCTCCCATGGTGGTGAAGGGACCTTCTAGTGGTCAAGAGATATATGACACTCCAGCAAGCACAGAGAAGAATACACCGCAAACG gTCTATGACTTCCCTCCTTCTGTCAGTAAAGATGTCCCTGatgctcagccaatcagagaggagACTTATGACATACCACCACACTTTGCCAAACTCAAACCCCAAGTCCCCATCACACCCAGCCAGTACCTGCCCAATAACCtcaatgaagatgatgatgagccACCCATTCCAGAGGATGTGTACGACATACCACCTCCTGTCCTGACTGACAAGCATTATCACGGAGACAGGGGTGGGGTCAGCCAGGCCTCCCGAGAGATCTACGACATCCCAGGCAGCCTGCGGACTGGAAGTCACCCTACCCAGGATGTTTATGACTTCCCCCGAGAacgagaggagagaggaggagagaggggagaccaCTATGTCTACGATGTCCCACCACAG GTTGTGCGTGATGCCCAGTCCACCAGTGAGGAGCTGAACATGTCCTTCAAGCGGCTGTCTGCCTCAAGCACAGGAAGCACACGGAGCAACCACTCTGCTTCATCTCTAGATATGGTCCCTGTTCGAgacacctcctcttcctcctcacttcCTGCCTCTGGCTCCACTTCTGGGAAACCCCTCATCTTGGACCTGGAGCAGGCCATGGAGCGTCTCTCTCGCCTCCAGCAAGCTGTTGAGTCTAGCGTTTCTTTTATGATGTCATTCATCACAGGTAACTGGAAAAGCCCTGTTTACCTGGAAGGGAACCTCCCATCTATTCATCAGGCTGCCGACCGGGTGCGCACCACTGTCCGAGACTTTCTAGAATTTGCCAGGGGTGCTGTTGCAAATGCCGCCCAGGCCACAGACCGCTCTCTGCAGACTAAACTGGGTCGACAGGTGGGGAAGATGGAGGAGGTTTTCCAAAGTTTGATTCGACACAGTCAGAGCTTAGATGCCATTTCCTGGTCACACACAGCACTCACAGCTTCGTCATCAGGAGGCGATGACTTAGACTGTTTGATCATGACTGCACGAGGCATTCCAGATGATGCCAAACAGCTTGCTTCTTTTCTCCACGGTAATGCCTCGCTCCTCTTCAAACGGACCAACcggcagcagcaacagctgccACTTCCTCCAATCCCAGTGGAGATTAGTGGTCACATGACAGGATCAGGAAGTGGGAGCTATCAGGGAGGGGAGAAGGTTAACATTCAGTCAAGGCCCCTCCCCTCTCCACCTAAGTTcacagctgcagaggaagaggaaggtgtGGACAGGCCATATGAGACCACAGAGGAAGGCTGGATGGAAGATTACGATTATGTCCATCTACAG GGAAAAGAAGAGTTTGAGAAGAATCAGAGACAGTTGCTAGAAAAAGGCAATATCATCCGACACAACAAGACACAACTGGAACACCAACAG aTTAAACAGTTTGAGAGGCTAGAGCAAGAAGTCAGCAGGCCAATCAACAATGACATGACGGGCTGGGTCCCATCACCACACCACCCTCTGGCCAACCAGCTGGCCCAGAGTGGCTCTGGCggctccccctcctccatgcTCTGTAATGGTGACCGgcagctcctcctcttctaccaGGAGCAGTGTGAGCAGAACGTCACAACAGTGACAAATGCCATTGATGCCTTCTTCACTGCCATTAACTCCAACCAGCCACCCAAGATCTTTGTGGCACACAGCAAGTTTGTCATCCTCAGTGCACACAAGCTGGTGTTCATTGGCGATACACTGTCACGCCAGGCCAAGTCACCTGAGGTGAGGGCACGGGTGGCACAGAGTAGCAACACCCTCTGCGAAAAACTCAAAGACATTGTGATCAGTACAAAGACAGCAGCACTTCAGTATCCTTCCTCTGGAGCAGCCAGGGAGATGACTGAGAAGGTGATGGAGCTGGCGGGGTGTACGCAGCAGTTCAGGATGGTACTGGGACAGCTGCTGGTGATGTAG